A region of Moorena producens PAL-8-15-08-1 DNA encodes the following proteins:
- a CDS encoding FAD-binding domain-containing protein, whose product MTNLILFWHRRDLRISDNVGLAAAFELSPKLVGVFCLDPTILERDDIAPARVTYMIGCLQQLQQSYRQAGSQLLILHQDPRQGIPNLAAALEAKAVCWNWDVEPYSKERDQAVAAGLKEKGIAVYNYWDQLLHAPGDIFTKSGNPYSVYTPFWKNWQGQSKAQPVATLSRVESLTEIQQENALAGGVIDLPSARDLGYVWENELLVPPGEKVAQEILEKFCDRTIGDYQEQRNFPGVDGTSKLSAALKFGVIGIRTVWQAAQNAYNLSRSDEARQSIQTWKQELAWREFYQHAMYFFPELAQGPYRQKFQDFPWENNPEFFQAWCEGKTGYPIVDAAMRQLNQTGWMHNRCRMIVASFLTKDLIINWQWGEKYFMQRLWDGDLSANNGGWQWSASSGMDPKPLRIFNPASQAKKFDPDGEYIREWLPELSSVDTEYVVSGKIPESGREMCGYPAPIVDHNQQQRRFKELYKEL is encoded by the coding sequence ATGACTAATTTGATTCTCTTCTGGCATCGCCGTGATTTACGGATTTCTGACAATGTGGGACTAGCTGCTGCTTTTGAGCTAAGTCCCAAGCTTGTCGGTGTTTTCTGTCTTGACCCCACTATTCTAGAGCGCGATGATATTGCCCCAGCAAGAGTAACTTATATGATTGGCTGCTTACAACAATTGCAGCAAAGTTACAGACAAGCTGGTAGCCAACTATTAATCCTACATCAAGACCCTAGGCAAGGAATTCCTAATTTAGCTGCTGCTCTAGAGGCTAAAGCTGTTTGTTGGAATTGGGATGTGGAACCTTATTCTAAGGAACGGGATCAAGCTGTAGCAGCAGGGTTGAAGGAAAAGGGTATTGCTGTCTATAACTATTGGGATCAGTTATTACACGCACCAGGAGACATTTTCACTAAGTCTGGCAATCCCTATAGTGTCTACACTCCTTTCTGGAAAAATTGGCAAGGTCAATCTAAGGCACAACCTGTAGCCACTTTGAGTAGGGTTGAATCCCTGACGGAAATACAACAAGAGAATGCCTTAGCAGGAGGGGTGATTGATTTACCTAGCGCTAGAGATTTGGGGTATGTCTGGGAGAATGAATTGTTAGTGCCACCAGGGGAAAAGGTAGCCCAAGAGATACTGGAGAAATTTTGCGATCGCACTATTGGGGATTATCAGGAACAACGTAATTTCCCAGGGGTGGATGGTACCTCCAAACTTAGTGCTGCTCTCAAGTTTGGTGTGATTGGGATTCGCACGGTTTGGCAGGCCGCTCAGAATGCCTATAACTTGAGTCGCAGTGATGAAGCTCGTCAAAGTATCCAAACCTGGAAACAGGAACTGGCTTGGCGGGAGTTTTACCAACATGCCATGTATTTCTTCCCAGAATTAGCACAAGGGCCTTATCGCCAGAAATTCCAAGATTTTCCCTGGGAGAATAATCCAGAATTCTTTCAAGCTTGGTGTGAGGGCAAGACTGGCTACCCGATCGTTGATGCTGCGATGAGGCAGTTAAATCAAACCGGATGGATGCATAACCGCTGTCGGATGATTGTTGCTAGTTTTCTGACTAAGGATTTGATTATTAATTGGCAGTGGGGGGAAAAGTATTTTATGCAGCGGTTATGGGATGGTGACCTGAGTGCTAATAATGGTGGTTGGCAATGGAGTGCCTCTAGTGGCATGGATCCTAAACCATTGCGAATTTTTAACCCAGCTAGTCAGGCTAAAAAGTTTGACCCGGACGGTGAGTATATTCGGGAATGGTTACCGGAGTTGAGTTCTGTGGATACGGAGTATGTGGTGAGTGGGAAGATTCCTGAAAGCGGACGCGAAATGTGTGGGTATCCAGCACCAATAGTAGATCATAATCAGCAGCAGCGTCGGTTTAAGGAATTGTATAAGGAATTGTAG
- a CDS encoding NUDIX hydrolase, which yields MLPGQEPPELLKKHLFFQGRRFSFEVNSLRLPNQSEGQWECIRHPGGSLAVPVTPDGKLVLVRQYRFAVSGRLLEFPAGTVESHESPAETIKREIEEETGYRAHRWKSLGKFPLAPGYSDEYIYAFLAEDLEKLEAPPKQDYDEDIEVVLMTPKELEQAILEGEPVDAKSISSFFMARPFLND from the coding sequence ATGCTACCTGGTCAAGAACCCCCAGAACTTCTGAAAAAACACCTATTTTTCCAAGGAAGACGATTTAGTTTCGAGGTCAATTCTCTACGTCTTCCTAATCAATCAGAAGGGCAATGGGAATGCATCCGTCACCCTGGTGGTTCCTTGGCGGTACCGGTAACACCCGATGGTAAACTGGTACTCGTACGGCAATATCGCTTTGCTGTTAGTGGGCGTCTTTTGGAATTCCCTGCTGGTACGGTAGAATCCCATGAAAGCCCAGCTGAAACTATTAAACGGGAGATAGAAGAAGAAACTGGCTATCGCGCTCATCGCTGGAAATCTTTGGGGAAATTTCCCCTTGCTCCTGGCTATTCTGATGAGTACATTTATGCGTTTCTGGCGGAGGATTTGGAAAAATTGGAAGCCCCTCCTAAGCAAGATTATGATGAGGATATAGAGGTGGTTTTAATGACACCAAAGGAGTTAGAACAAGCTATCTTGGAGGGTGAGCCAGTGGATGCTAAATCTATTTCCAGCTTTTTTATGGCTCGCCCGTTTTTGAATGACTAA
- a CDS encoding bifunctional serine/threonine-protein kinase/formylglycine-generating enzyme family protein — MTWCINPDCSKPYNTEDTLFCQACGSDLLLAERYRVIGLLSDKGAFGKTYEVLDHNSDQKSNHNTLKVLKVLTDYQSRAVELFEQEAWVLSQLNHPGIPKSEGTFIFSPRNNEISLHCMVLEYIEGLDLEEYQHQNKNHPIDETLALEWLSQLVKILHVVHQKHFFHRDIKPSNVILRKDGQLVLIDFGAVRQVTNTIIAGGKNTQIHTPGYAPPEQEQGYAMPQSDFFALGRTFVYLLTGKEPMDPLLYNPDTSELLWHPYAPHISPQLREFIDQLMAPLVSQRPRNTGEILQQLAKLEQVINPAPSRRQVLSKILSTSFKGSSIGLSNTKLTRVLTKRKLLKAAGFGSVGLVLATVIDKLSDSPSHTLTPNQLTLNFTQEVEKDKPLSPGNQEVKARVTNVSLQDFEFDVVKVNPQGQITNRNRHQAKFFKENLGNGVMLEMVSIPGGTFTMASPASRQMVSVTPLYMGKFSVTQAQWKVVASLPKVSRELDYDPSHFQGDNLPVEQISWYDAVEFCARVSQKTGRTYRLPSEVEWEYACRAGSTTKFHFGQTITTNLANYDGHQTDTDGSQPKGIFREKTTTVGSFQVANAFGLYDMHGNVWEWCADHWHENHQGAPSDGSAWLSKNEDRDRLLRGGSWLNSSGYCHSDYRNFNAPDVTYISFGFRVVCDLI; from the coding sequence ATGACTTGGTGCATTAATCCCGATTGTTCTAAACCTTACAATACAGAAGATACCCTATTCTGCCAAGCCTGTGGCTCGGACTTACTCTTGGCAGAACGTTATCGTGTGATTGGGTTACTCAGTGACAAAGGTGCTTTCGGTAAGACCTATGAGGTACTTGATCACAACAGTGATCAAAAAAGTAATCACAACACTCTCAAAGTTCTCAAAGTCTTGACTGACTATCAATCTAGGGCAGTTGAGCTGTTTGAGCAAGAAGCATGGGTTTTGAGTCAGCTGAATCATCCAGGAATTCCCAAATCAGAAGGAACGTTTATCTTCTCTCCCAGAAACAACGAGATCAGCTTACACTGCATGGTTCTCGAATACATTGAAGGCTTAGATTTAGAGGAGTATCAGCACCAAAACAAGAATCACCCTATTGACGAAACCTTAGCCTTGGAATGGCTATCCCAACTGGTAAAAATTCTCCATGTAGTCCATCAGAAGCACTTTTTCCATCGGGATATTAAACCATCCAATGTCATTCTCAGGAAGGATGGACAACTAGTGCTCATTGACTTTGGGGCTGTGCGGCAAGTCACCAACACCATTATTGCTGGCGGTAAAAACACCCAGATTCATACTCCAGGTTATGCACCACCAGAACAAGAGCAAGGCTATGCCATGCCACAATCGGACTTCTTTGCCTTGGGGCGCACCTTTGTTTATCTGCTTACTGGTAAGGAACCGATGGATCCCCTTCTGTACAATCCTGATACCAGTGAATTGCTATGGCACCCCTATGCCCCTCATATCTCCCCTCAACTCAGAGAATTTATCGACCAACTGATGGCTCCCTTAGTCAGTCAGCGTCCTCGGAATACTGGGGAGATTTTGCAGCAGTTGGCCAAGCTTGAGCAGGTAATAAATCCAGCACCCTCACGACGCCAAGTCTTATCAAAAATACTATCCACTAGCTTTAAGGGGTCTTCCATAGGTTTAAGCAATACAAAGTTAACGAGGGTATTGACTAAACGGAAATTACTCAAAGCCGCTGGTTTTGGGAGTGTGGGACTGGTATTAGCAACAGTCATTGATAAACTTTCGGACTCACCCTCCCACACCCTCACCCCTAACCAGTTGACCCTAAATTTTACTCAGGAGGTAGAAAAGGATAAGCCACTATCGCCTGGTAATCAGGAGGTAAAAGCGAGGGTGACCAATGTATCTCTACAGGACTTTGAATTTGATGTGGTCAAAGTGAATCCCCAAGGTCAGATAACCAACCGCAACCGTCATCAAGCCAAGTTTTTTAAGGAAAACTTAGGCAACGGGGTAATGCTGGAAATGGTGTCTATCCCTGGCGGGACTTTCACTATGGCTTCACCAGCTTCTAGACAAATGGTCTCTGTGACGCCCTTGTATATGGGCAAGTTTAGTGTAACTCAGGCACAGTGGAAAGTGGTTGCTTCCTTACCCAAAGTCAGTCGTGAATTGGATTATGACCCATCCCACTTCCAAGGAGATAATCTGCCTGTGGAGCAGATATCTTGGTATGACGCTGTAGAATTTTGTGCCAGAGTGTCTCAAAAAACCGGACGTACCTATCGGCTACCCAGTGAAGTGGAATGGGAATATGCCTGTCGTGCTGGAAGCACCACAAAATTTCACTTTGGTCAAACAATTACCACCAATTTGGCTAACTACGATGGTCATCAGACTGACACTGATGGTTCACAGCCAAAAGGTATCTTTCGAGAGAAAACTACCACCGTAGGGAGTTTTCAAGTAGCTAACGCCTTTGGGCTATACGATATGCATGGCAATGTCTGGGAATGGTGTGCTGACCATTGGCATGAAAATCACCAGGGGGCACCATCGGATGGCAGTGCGTGGCTAAGCAAGAATGAGGATCGGGATCGCTTGCTCAGGGGAGGGTCTTGGCTCAACAGTTCCGGCTACTGCCATAGTGATTATCGCAATTTCAATGCTCCGGATGTTACATATATCTCCTTTGGTTTTCGGGTAGTTTGCGATTTGATCTAA
- a CDS encoding helix-turn-helix domain-containing protein, which yields MDTSKDSSLKHSKIHQRLSQLIKVLAQQFGSVRELGRQVNVTNNTLTNWMNCDNTPSLEKLERLAKGIGWTTEELISFLVSEENPLEAIERNKKSSSSTLTPPISMEQILAELQWRPVQQLVEINLAIAKRLQREFSGSTDTTGLEEVLNQSPKFEELKGVKFISLSLKARRRLKNWVTICQSYVGLSPEEFIQVAVEKHKIDPGTFGLFYKSIMELSSTPFPQSYYEWLFPLISPVSGWIGSAQETPILDFSRTYTETYTEPWSTFIENLEDISNGVTTKSSSILF from the coding sequence TTGGACACAAGTAAAGACAGTTCCTTAAAACACAGCAAAATTCACCAAAGGCTAAGTCAATTGATTAAGGTGCTGGCTCAACAATTTGGTAGTGTCCGGGAACTTGGTAGACAAGTCAATGTCACTAACAATACCTTGACAAATTGGATGAATTGTGATAACACTCCCAGCTTAGAGAAGCTAGAGAGGCTGGCTAAAGGTATTGGTTGGACAACGGAAGAGTTGATCAGCTTCTTGGTCAGTGAGGAAAACCCTCTCGAAGCCATTGAGCGAAACAAGAAATCGAGTTCCTCTACTTTGACACCACCTATTTCCATGGAGCAGATTTTGGCAGAGCTTCAGTGGCGACCAGTACAGCAATTAGTTGAGATTAATTTAGCGATCGCTAAACGGTTGCAAAGGGAATTCAGTGGTTCGACAGATACCACCGGCCTAGAGGAGGTGTTAAATCAGTCTCCTAAATTTGAGGAACTCAAGGGAGTTAAATTTATTTCACTGAGCTTAAAGGCCAGGCGACGATTAAAGAATTGGGTGACAATCTGCCAAAGTTATGTAGGCTTGAGTCCAGAGGAATTCATCCAAGTTGCTGTCGAGAAGCACAAAATTGACCCAGGAACCTTTGGGCTATTTTATAAGAGCATCATGGAACTCTCTAGTACTCCGTTTCCCCAGAGTTACTATGAGTGGCTTTTCCCGTTAATTTCTCCAGTGAGTGGTTGGATTGGGTCAGCACAAGAAACTCCTATTCTAGATTTTTCGAGAACTTACACAGAAACTTATACAGAACCTTGGAGTACTTTTATTGAGAACTTAGAAGACATTAGTAATGGAGTGACTACCAAGTCTAGTTCAATTCTGTTTTAA
- the iscB gene encoding RNA-guided endonuclease IscB — protein MQNYVFVIDVNKQPLNPIHPKKARRLLEKGKAAVFRMYPFTIILKTAIANPVISPCQIKIDPGSKTTGFALVRDGQVIWGMELEHRGGLIKKKLESRRAVRRGRRNRNTRYRKPRFLNRKRPQGWLPPSLEHRILTTETWVKRLIKFCPVCEIWIERVKFDTQKMLNPEISGVEYQQGELAGYEVREYLLEKWGRECTYCGRQNVPLQIEHIHPRSKGGSNRVSNLCLACEKCNQRKGNKPIEEFLKKKPSLLQKIKTKAKQPLLDAAAVNATRNKLVKVLKDTKVVVTGTGAQTKYNRTWLGLPKQHWIDAACVGNIENLDLKTLQPLFVTCKGQGGRQKAALNKYGYPIRHNPLKPVKGWMTGDIARHQKLGIGKVTPRSKGSFGFNPLGMKGYKSCKPQDISAIHRKDGYIYGFCK, from the coding sequence ATGCAAAATTATGTTTTTGTTATTGACGTGAACAAGCAACCATTAAATCCTATTCACCCAAAGAAGGCTCGCCGCCTGCTAGAAAAAGGAAAAGCAGCTGTCTTTAGAATGTATCCATTTACAATCATCTTGAAGACTGCGATCGCTAATCCAGTTATCTCACCTTGCCAAATAAAAATTGACCCGGGTAGCAAGACTACTGGGTTCGCCCTGGTTCGAGACGGGCAAGTTATTTGGGGAATGGAATTAGAACACAGAGGAGGATTGATCAAGAAAAAACTGGAATCTAGAAGAGCTGTCAGACGCGGAAGACGTAATCGCAACACTCGTTACCGAAAGCCCAGATTCCTTAACCGCAAACGACCACAGGGCTGGCTTCCTCCTAGTTTAGAACACAGGATTTTGACAACTGAAACTTGGGTTAAGCGATTAATTAAATTCTGCCCAGTCTGTGAAATCTGGATTGAACGAGTTAAGTTTGACACTCAAAAAATGCTAAACCCTGAAATCAGTGGAGTAGAGTACCAACAAGGCGAGTTAGCTGGCTACGAAGTCAGAGAGTATTTACTCGAAAAGTGGGGGAGAGAATGTACTTATTGCGGGAGGCAAAATGTCCCTCTACAGATCGAGCACATTCACCCAAGATCAAAGGGTGGTAGTAACAGAGTAAGTAATCTCTGTTTGGCTTGCGAAAAGTGTAATCAGCGCAAAGGAAACAAGCCCATAGAAGAGTTTCTAAAAAAGAAACCCAGCCTACTACAAAAAATCAAAACCAAAGCCAAACAACCATTATTGGATGCAGCAGCGGTAAACGCAACTCGGAACAAATTGGTCAAGGTATTGAAAGATACTAAAGTAGTCGTCACTGGAACAGGAGCGCAGACTAAGTACAACAGGACTTGGCTAGGACTACCTAAGCAGCACTGGATTGACGCCGCTTGTGTAGGAAATATTGAAAACTTAGATCTCAAGACGTTACAACCTCTATTTGTTACCTGTAAAGGGCAGGGAGGACGACAGAAAGCGGCTCTCAACAAGTACGGTTACCCTATTAGGCACAACCCACTGAAGCCTGTTAAAGGATGGATGACTGGGGATATAGCGAGACACCAGAAACTGGGCATAGGCAAAGTCACCCCTAGGAGTAAGGGCAGCTTTGGATTCAACCCTCTGGGGATGAAAGGATACAAAAGTTGCAAGCCTCAAGATATTTCGGCGATACACCGGAAAGATGGATACATCTACGGTTTTTGCAAATAA
- a CDS encoding cysteine desulfurase family protein, protein MHRPIYLDCHATTPMDERVLEAMLPYFTEHFGNPSSISHTYGWEAEAAVKQGRQILADAINATPVEIIFTSGATEANNLAIKGVAEAYLSKGRHLITVQTEHNAVLDPCHYLETLGFEVTFLPVKDDGLVDLGQLEQAFRPDTILVSVMAANNEIGVLQPLAEIGDLCRQHNVLFHTDAAQAIGKIPLDVQSMKIDLMSLTAHKIYGPKGIGALYVRRRNPRVRLAPQLHGGGHERGMRSGTLYTPQIVGFAKAVELGLEEQPSESQRLIELREGLWTTLAKLEGIEINGHPTQRLSGNLNISVEGVDGAALLLGLHPVAAVSSGSACSSATVAPSHVLLALGNPENLAYASIRFGIGRFNTMAEIALVAEHTITTIQSLRQSQAVKIN, encoded by the coding sequence ATGCATCGCCCAATTTACCTAGACTGCCATGCCACAACACCTATGGATGAACGGGTGTTGGAGGCAATGTTACCCTACTTCACTGAACATTTTGGCAATCCATCGAGTATCAGCCATACCTATGGCTGGGAAGCTGAAGCAGCGGTGAAACAAGGGCGTCAGATTCTAGCAGATGCTATCAATGCCACACCGGTCGAGATCATTTTTACTAGTGGTGCCACAGAGGCTAACAATCTAGCCATTAAAGGGGTGGCTGAGGCTTATTTAAGTAAAGGACGTCACCTGATTACCGTGCAAACTGAACACAATGCTGTTCTTGACCCCTGTCACTATTTAGAAACCCTAGGGTTTGAGGTGACATTTCTACCGGTAAAAGATGATGGACTAGTGGATCTAGGCCAGCTAGAGCAGGCTTTCCGTCCTGATACCATTTTAGTCTCGGTCATGGCAGCCAATAATGAAATTGGAGTGTTGCAGCCATTAGCCGAGATTGGAGATCTTTGTCGCCAGCATAATGTACTATTCCATACAGATGCTGCCCAGGCTATTGGCAAAATCCCCTTGGATGTGCAGTCGATGAAGATTGATTTAATGTCCTTGACAGCCCATAAAATTTATGGACCAAAGGGGATTGGAGCTCTCTATGTCCGGCGTCGTAACCCGAGAGTAAGGCTTGCACCACAGCTCCATGGCGGTGGACATGAACGAGGGATGCGTTCTGGCACACTTTATACCCCTCAGATTGTGGGGTTCGCTAAAGCTGTAGAACTGGGGTTAGAAGAACAACCCTCAGAATCTCAACGGTTGATAGAACTCCGGGAGGGTCTGTGGACCACTCTCGCTAAACTAGAAGGTATCGAGATCAATGGTCATCCTACCCAGCGATTATCCGGAAACCTTAACATTAGTGTGGAGGGAGTAGATGGCGCAGCCCTCCTACTAGGATTACACCCTGTGGCCGCCGTTTCTTCTGGCTCGGCTTGTTCCTCAGCAACTGTAGCTCCTTCCCACGTACTATTAGCTCTAGGAAATCCAGAAAATCTGGCTTATGCCTCCATCCGGTTTGGAATTGGACGCTTTAATACCATGGCGGAAATTGCCTTGGTGGCTGAGCATACGATCACAACGATTCAGTCTCTGCGCCAATCTCAAGCTGTCAAAATTAATTGA